One Nonomuraea angiospora DNA segment encodes these proteins:
- a CDS encoding MBL fold metallo-hydrolase translates to MSSSSHDHPLPPPRVEEVSEGVFAYIQPDGSWWINNTGFLAGRRGVICVDACSTERRTRAFREAIATVTDRPITTLVNTHHHGDHTFGNWLFPEATIVGHEGVREQILAEGVPTYRAAWSPEVEWGEMEVAPPFLTFTDRITLHSDDLRCEVRHVGHAAHTTNDSYVWIPERRLLFAGDLVFNGGTPFVLMGSVAGALDALDQLRALGAETVVPGHGGVCGPEAYDRVEGYLRFVQETAARGRAAGLSPLEAAREADLGEWGGLLDSERIVGNLHRAYAELDGQPLGAPIDLVAAVFDMITYNGGKPLSCLA, encoded by the coding sequence ATGAGCTCGAGTTCTCACGATCACCCCCTTCCGCCGCCCCGGGTCGAAGAGGTGTCCGAGGGCGTCTTCGCCTACATCCAGCCCGACGGGAGCTGGTGGATCAACAACACCGGCTTCCTGGCCGGCCGGCGCGGCGTGATCTGCGTCGACGCCTGCTCGACCGAGCGCCGTACGCGGGCCTTCCGCGAGGCCATCGCCACGGTCACCGACCGGCCGATCACCACGCTGGTCAACACCCACCACCACGGCGACCACACGTTCGGTAACTGGCTCTTCCCCGAGGCCACGATCGTCGGGCACGAGGGCGTGCGGGAGCAGATCCTGGCCGAGGGCGTCCCCACCTACCGCGCCGCGTGGTCGCCCGAGGTGGAGTGGGGCGAGATGGAGGTGGCGCCGCCGTTCCTCACCTTCACCGACCGGATCACCCTGCACTCCGACGACCTGCGGTGCGAGGTGCGGCACGTGGGCCACGCCGCGCACACGACGAACGACTCGTACGTGTGGATCCCCGAGCGGCGGCTGCTGTTCGCGGGCGACCTCGTCTTCAACGGCGGCACGCCGTTCGTCCTGATGGGCTCGGTGGCCGGGGCGCTGGACGCGCTCGACCAGCTCAGGGCGCTGGGTGCGGAGACCGTCGTGCCGGGGCACGGCGGGGTGTGCGGGCCGGAGGCATATGACCGGGTCGAGGGTTACCTGCGGTTCGTGCAGGAGACCGCGGCGCGGGGCCGGGCGGCGGGCCTGTCGCCGCTGGAGGCGGCCAGGGAGGCCGATCTGGGCGAGTGGGGCGGGCTGCTGGACTCCGAGCGCATCGTGGGCAACCTGCACCGCGCCTACGCCGAGCTCGACGGGCAGCCGCTGGGCGCGCCGATCGACCTGGTCGCCGCGGTGTTCGACATGATCACCTACAACGGCGGGAAGCCCCTGTCCTGTCTCGCCTGA
- a CDS encoding Dabb family protein, translated as MIRHIVLFTWTEAATDEQKETVTAELGKLPGVIPQLRSYTVGPDAGINQGNHDYAVVADFDDVDDYLVYRDHPQHQAVIVEHIRPILASRAAVQLSL; from the coding sequence ATGATTCGCCACATCGTGCTGTTCACCTGGACCGAGGCCGCGACCGACGAGCAGAAGGAGACGGTGACCGCCGAGCTGGGCAAGCTGCCCGGCGTCATCCCGCAGCTCCGCTCGTACACCGTGGGCCCCGACGCGGGCATCAACCAGGGCAACCACGACTACGCGGTGGTGGCCGACTTCGACGACGTCGACGACTACCTGGTCTACCGCGACCACCCGCAGCACCAGGCGGTGATCGTGGAGCACATCAGGCCGATCCTGGCCTCCCGGGCCGCGGTGCAGCTCAGCCTCTAG
- a CDS encoding dihydrolipoamide acetyltransferase family protein, whose protein sequence is MRREFKLPDVGEGLTEAEIVRWHVEVGDAVKMKQTVVEIETAKSIVELPIPWDGVVADLLAEVGQTVDVGAPIIAVETSEGAETSRGQAAVSEETKALAEDLVPTPPAEGAVEPGAHGSPAPKEERQAVLVGYGVKTGATKRRPRKPQVPGIPANPVANPSRVEVDGGPAPAPVAPAARRAGVLAKPPVRKLAKDLGVDLSALTGTGPEGSITRADVHAAAQAEAPPVAEAAAPERPEERIPVKGVRRMTAQAMVASAFTAPHVTEFLQLDVTNTMETVRRLRTFRDFADVKVSPLLLVAKAVLTAVKRHPMINSSWDEAAQEIVVKRYVNLGIAAATPRGLVVPNVKDAHALSLPELAGRLAELTETARAGRTQPAEMAGGTFTITNVGVFGVDAGTPILNPGEAAILAVGQIRDMPWVVDGELAVRKVTTLALSFDHRIVDGELGSMFLRDVGDMLEDPLHMLAWS, encoded by the coding sequence ATGCGACGCGAGTTCAAGCTCCCCGACGTCGGCGAAGGGCTGACGGAGGCCGAGATCGTCCGCTGGCACGTCGAGGTGGGTGACGCGGTCAAGATGAAACAGACCGTCGTCGAGATCGAGACGGCCAAGTCGATCGTCGAGCTCCCGATCCCCTGGGACGGGGTGGTCGCGGATCTGCTGGCCGAGGTGGGCCAGACGGTCGACGTCGGCGCCCCCATCATCGCCGTCGAGACCTCCGAAGGCGCCGAGACCTCTCGTGGACAGGCAGCGGTCTCGGAGGAGACCAAGGCGCTGGCCGAGGACCTGGTGCCCACGCCTCCTGCGGAGGGCGCCGTCGAGCCCGGGGCGCACGGCAGCCCGGCGCCCAAGGAGGAGCGCCAGGCGGTCCTGGTCGGCTACGGCGTCAAGACCGGCGCCACCAAGCGCCGCCCCCGCAAGCCCCAGGTTCCCGGCATCCCGGCGAACCCGGTGGCCAACCCCTCCCGCGTGGAGGTGGACGGCGGCCCCGCTCCCGCCCCTGTCGCGCCCGCGGCCCGCCGGGCCGGCGTCCTCGCCAAGCCACCCGTACGGAAGCTGGCCAAGGACCTCGGCGTCGACCTGTCCGCCCTCACCGGCACCGGTCCCGAGGGCTCGATCACCCGCGCGGACGTCCACGCCGCGGCGCAGGCCGAGGCGCCCCCGGTCGCCGAGGCGGCGGCGCCCGAGCGGCCGGAGGAGCGCATCCCCGTCAAGGGCGTGCGCAGGATGACCGCCCAGGCCATGGTCGCCAGCGCCTTCACCGCTCCGCACGTCACCGAGTTCCTCCAGCTCGACGTGACGAACACCATGGAGACGGTACGGCGCCTGCGCACCTTCCGGGACTTCGCGGACGTCAAGGTGTCCCCGCTGCTGCTGGTGGCCAAGGCGGTCCTCACCGCCGTCAAACGCCACCCGATGATCAACTCGTCGTGGGACGAGGCGGCGCAGGAGATCGTGGTCAAGCGCTACGTGAACCTGGGGATAGCCGCCGCCACCCCCCGCGGCCTCGTGGTGCCCAACGTCAAGGACGCCCACGCCCTGTCACTCCCCGAGCTGGCCGGGCGGCTGGCCGAGCTCACGGAGACCGCCAGGGCGGGCCGCACCCAGCCGGCCGAGATGGCCGGCGGCACGTTCACCATCACCAACGTCGGCGTCTTCGGCGTCGACGCCGGCACCCCCATCCTCAACCCCGGCGAGGCCGCCATCCTCGCCGTCGGCCAGATCAGGGACATGCCGTGGGTGGTGGACGGCGAGCTGGCGGTGCGCAAGGTGACCACCCTGGCCCTGTCGTTCGACCACCGCATCGTGGACGGCGAGCTGGGCTCGATGTTCCTGCGCGACGTCGGCGACATGCTGGAGGACCCGCTGCACATGCTGGCCTGGAGCTAG